From Girardinichthys multiradiatus isolate DD_20200921_A chromosome 3, DD_fGirMul_XY1, whole genome shotgun sequence, the proteins below share one genomic window:
- the LOC124865762 gene encoding uncharacterized protein LOC124865762 isoform X6: MATMTTEASAVNEADTEGKQKSSRAPPEPEPVQQEATTSEQEGEQSSNKAQEQAGEPGPAEVATSPEEEQLKPRTRTSAGKGLSRLFSSFLKRRSQGSEGEGFEAEKASDEKADQEKVDNPEEEKVEEVKSEDKESKAVEEKPEAKEIKKKDEEKIEEKEEKKKIEEKVEKKGSKKKKKEAKKKAEEKNEGKVKKDETKKEDVKSENKEEQKEEKVKTTVEKEEAKPEKKEEEKKQTTEGKEEGVEAGKKEEGKVDKKDAKKKEKENKLKKREEEKAKRKAEEEERIKKREEEKAKKREEEKAREAEKLKKKEEEKVKKREEEKAKEEKTKKKEEEKTKEDKTKKEEKAKEEKQEEKIKRLEKTDIEEKKTEDKHQEEEKGKKKEKGKSIGKKEDKEENKPSVEQVKAPIAAPEPELKIEPDTEPEPAADQQSVSSTETQPAPEVQKEESEIQKEPEEEVQKEGTEKKEHPAQQEVTKGEEKTAKQIKKEKRKEKKTEKKTEKKIEETKGSKRPKTMQCKVTLLDDTLFECELDKHAKGQELLTKVCDHANLLEKDYFGLAIWENSVSKTWLEPFKEIRKQVSGGIYEFTFNVKFYPPDPAQLMEDLTRYFLCLQLRNDIMHGVLPCSFVTLSLLGSYTAQSELGEYDPELHGTDYVKDLSLAPGQSKELEEKVMELHRTYRSMNPAQADLLFLENAKKLAMYGVDLHQAKDLDGVDITLGVCSSGLMVYKDKLRINRFPWAKVLKISYKRSSFFIKIRASEQEQYESTIGFKLPNYKASKKLWKVCVEHHTFFRVSSVEPPSSRRFLVLGSKFRYSGRTQAQTRQASSMIDRPAPRFTRSASKRLSRNLEGARRKSEQIFTQSWEEGQSVQTLTINWKSTHTADGGSQIISEQQQERIKEGEWSDLLYRQPSVAAVQTFDFVKQQAKPSLEYSSSADVQYQPAPSRQDDWFLYFDRFFSLSESEEKILSSSKTQSQILVEELVSSVAEQEETTEQVIESLHKSVTLIDALAEIEDLEEKLRKVRDLEERLQEAGEVTERIQRVIEEELGQEEVERLRAEEGDLEQVVLQTFLKRMETDKDDVDELEEEIKQVFLKGLVPEEENKLNQLDNSLRAKLREIEKEWQEEIREKFVSAGLSGTTSVVTLQKVEHWGGKRTMIVDETGESGQMLEKQTQREFTERLHYGTPAQVEYEDEWYTLLYRPPHQAVFIPSVAAEDESKYFSSVKKRQVGEEEIRDLPEILQQQSLMERVDDWFVLLVGTPRETSYIEAVTMNGFQLDEDRFVSEVDVSEVYKVEVEERQMAQETPGEAYIEPVTLKEAQMDEGRLVAEVSEDYKVVVEERLMLQEAPRHLEEIQPVTERDDDWFVSLDAPSRQTTHVKPVEVSLAGGVSKSQMEVVPAISAVDLGKKRVEIFVEDTEIKQMPRQGGDDWSVLLDLPDRGTSFMQPASKAEYVQFLHKESMPTVTVPEPVEKRREVIVKEIVIQKQDEKLPEQKILHPVSNQDDDWYLLLDILPKVESYVPPVFVPNPTEVSPSVPAETKCVEQRLYPISPQLFQPLPERDDDWCILFDTVGDKPVIMPAVAEVQRVVETPIPIEPKPKSIVEGLRAPAVTLANLPQPRHVDDDWFELLDVAVKVSVAVEQCDLVPEVRKAKKVILTEQRTQQRVTIVDETWQQKEVGKERPLQIEADDDWFVLLDLAPKTSVAAPERPRLPSEVRAPAVVAATRIEIPEKKPQFALRIQEERRPVLHTHVTDDWFVLLDFDRKESVVSTQRGTRPVSAPVFSQAALAEAGIPMAPFDQPQTSTPIKTSRLEERKLEVTVEATEPSKIEALSEVKKRAKKIEGDSIYIRHSVLMLEEFDKPQEELLRHHASISELKRNFMEAVPETRQSEWDKRLSTHSPFRTLGINGEPLHSADGSVCISPRCKGSEKKPLHVETSSNFGESEVSGPSESHQSEPDGVEALSAPVEEESCNHEEVVVFETLLVPLVDVEMAQLAPPVESSCRALDEIQEEEGTCPVASESSGGIVGPSPAYHFWSDGPQIIRCFQPPLVQTQTVTITAVSNSLPGDISTTEVPILQTKTFTYESSKMTDEGTDEEKESSLSTSKTITSETSTGTTITTTTTHISKVVKSGSSETRVEKRIVITADSDVGQEKEKHGGASAL; encoded by the exons TGGCTACCATGACAACAGAGGCGAGTGCTGTGAACGAGGCCGACACTGAAGGCAAGCAGAAGAGCAGCCGCGCTCCGCCAGAACCCGAACCTGTGCAGCAAGAGGCGACCACATCTGAGCAGGAGGGGGAGCAGTCGAGCAACAAGGCCCAGGAGCAGGCTGGTGAGCCTGGGCCTGCGGAGGTAGCTACCTCCCCTGAGGAGGAGCAGTTGAAACCTCGTACCAGGACCTCTGCTGGCAAGGGCCTCTCACGCCTCTTCTCCTCCTTCCTAAAACGGCGCTCTCAGGGTTCGGAGGGCGAGGGCTTTGAGGCTGAGAAAGCCAGCGACGAAAAGGCGGACCAAGAGAAAGTCGACAATCCAGAAGAGGAAAAAGTAGAAGAGGTGAAGAGTGAGGACAAGGAGTCTAAAGCAGTGGAGGAAAAACCAGAAGccaaagaaattaaaaagaaagatgaagagaaaatagaagaaaaagaagagaagaagaaaatagaagaaaaagttGAGAAAAAGgggagtaaaaagaaaaagaaagaagcgAAGAAGAAAGCAGAGGAAAAGAATGAAGGCAAAGTGAAAAAGGAcgagacaaaaaaagaagacgtaaagtcagaaaataAAGAGGAGCAAAAGGAGGAAAAGGTGAAGACAACTGTAGAAAAGGAGGAGGCAAAAccagagaaaaaagaagaagaaaagaagcagACCACTGAGGGTAAAGAAGAAGGGGTAGAGGctggaaagaaagaagaaggaAAGGTAGACAAGAAGGAcgcaaagaaaaaagaaaaggagaacaAGCTGAAGAAAAGGGAAgaggaaaaagcaaaaagaaaagcagaggaagaagagaggataaaaaagagagaagaggagaaagcaAAGAAacgagaagaagaaaaagccaGAGAAGCcgaaaaactaaaaaagaaagaggaggaaaaggttaaaaagagggaggaggaaaaggctaaggaggaaaaaacaaaaaagaaggaagaggaaaaaactaaagaagacaagacaaaaAAGGAGGAGAAAGCTAAAGAGGAGAAACAAGAGGAAAAGATAAAACGACTGGAAAAGACAGATATAGAGGAGAAAAAGACTGAAGACAAGCACCAGGAAGaggaaaagggaaagaaaaaggaGAAGGGGAAGAGCATAGGAAAGAAGGAAGACAAGGAGGAGAACAAACCAAGTGTGGAACAAGTGAAAGCACCTATTGCCGCTCCAGAGCCAGAACTAAAAATTGAGCCGGACACTGAACCTGAACCGGCTGCAGATCAACAGTCAGTAAGCAGCACTGAGACTCAG CCTGCTCCAGAGGTGCAAAAGGAAGAATCAGAGATACAGAAAGAGCCTGAAGAAGAAGTGCAAAAGGAGGGCACAGAAAAAAAGGAGCATCCAGCACAACAGGAGGTGAccaaaggagaagaaaaaacagcGAAGCAGATAAAGAAGGAGAAACGTAAAGaaaagaagacagaaaaaaagacagaaaagaagATAGAGGAAACTAAAGGCTCCAAACGTCCAAAAACCATGCAGTGCAAAGTCACCTTACTGGATGACACTCTGTTTGAGTGTGAACTTGAT AAACATGCTAAAGGTCAGGAGCTTTTAACTAAAGTGTGTGACCATGCCAACCTGCTGGAGAAGGATTACTTCGGGCTGGCCATCTGGGAAAACTCAGTCAGCAAG ACCTGGTTGGAACCTTTTAAAGAGATCCGGAAACAGGTTTCGGGTGGCATCTATGAGTTTACATTTAATGTGAAGTTCTACCCTCCTGATCCAGCACAGCTTATGGAAGACCTCACTAG GTACTTCCTGTGTCTCCAGCTCAGGAACGACATTATGCATGGTGTTCTTCCTTGTTCCTTTGTCACGCTGTCCCTGCTGGGCTCCTACACAGCCCAGTCAGAGCTGGGAGAATATGACCCAGAGCTTCATGGGACAGATTACGTAAAAGATCTGAGCCTGGCACCCGGACAAAGCAAggaactggaggaaaaagtgATGGAGCTGCACCGCACCTACAG GTCAATGAATCCAGCCCAAGCAGATCTGCTGTTTCTGGAAAATGCCAAGAAACTTGCAATGTATGGAGTTGACCTGCATCAAGCCAAG GATCTCGATGGCGTTGACATCACACTGGGTGTTTGCTCCAGCGGTCTGATGGTCTATAAGGACAAACTGAGGATCAATCGTTTCCCTTGGGCCAAAGTGCTCAAAATCTCCTACAAGCGGAGCAGCTTCTTTATCAAAATCAGAGCGTCAGAG CAAGAGCAGTATGAGAGCACCATCGGCTTCAAGCTACCCAACTACAAGGCCTCAAAGAAGCTTTGGAAAGTTTGCGTTGAGCATCACACTTTCTTCAG GGTTTCATCAGTGGAGCCTCCATCGTCCCGTCGTTTCCTTGTCTTGGGTTCCAAGTTCCGGTACAGCGGCCGTACTCAAGCCCAAACCCGGCAGGCAAGCTCCATGATCGACCGCCCTGCCCCTCGCTTCACACGCTCTGCGAGCAAGAGGCTGTCACGTAACTTAGAAGGAG CCAGAAGGAAGTCTGAGCAGATTTTCACCCAGTCCTGGGAGGAAGGACAGTCTGTTCAAACACTCACAATAAACTGGAAGAGCACTCATACAGCAGACGGCGGCTCTCAAattatcagtgaacagcagcagGAGAGGATAAAGGAAGGCGAGTGGTCTGACCTTCTGTATCGTCAACCTTCTGTAGCTGCTGTCCAGACTTTTGATTTTGTGAAACAACAAG CCAAACCCAGCTTGGAATATTCCTCCTCTGCGGACGTTCAATATCAACCCGCACCATCAAGGCAGGATGACTGGTTCCTGTACTTTGACCGATTCTTCAGTTTATCCGAGTCTGAAGAAAAGATTCTGT CCTCTAGTAAAACCCAGTCCCAGATCCTTGTGGAGGAGCTTGTCTCGTCAGTGGCCGAACAGGAAGAGACTACTGAGCAAGTCATTGAAAGTCTGCACAAATCTGTGACCTTGATAGATGCATTGGCAGAGATTGAAGATCTGGAAGAGAAACTGAGGAAAGTGAGGGACTTGGAGGAAAGGCTGCAAGAAGCGGGTGAGGTGACAGAGAGGATTCAGAGGGTGATTGAAGAGGAATTGGGGCAGGAAGAGGTCGAAAGGTTAAGAGCAGAGGAGGGTGATTTAGAGCAGGTGGttttacagacatttttaaagagGATGGAGACAGACAAGGATGATGTGGATGAACTggaagaagaaataaagcagGTGTTTTTAAAAGGTCTGGTGCCCGAAGAGGAAAACAAGCTGAATCAGTTAGATAATAGTTTGAGGGCAAAGCTACGGGAGATAGAAAAGGAATGGCAGGAAGAAATACGGGAAAAGTTCGTCTCTGCGGGTCTATCTGGGACCACTTCTGTTgtgactctgcagaaagttgaGCACTGGGGTGGGAAGAGGACGATGATTGTGGACGAGACGGGAGAGTCAGGTCAGATGTTAGAAAAACAGACTCAGAGAGAGTTTACAGAGAGGCTTCATTACGGGACTCCAGCTCAGGTGGAATATGAGGATGAGTGGTACACACTTCTTTACCGCCCTCCGCACCAAGCAGTTTTCATTCCATCAG TGGCGGCTGAGGATGAGAGCAAGTATTTCAGCTCAGTGAAGAAGAGACAGGTAGGAGAAGAGGAGATTCGGGACCTACCAGAGATCCTGCAACAACAGTCACTCATGGAAAGGGTGGATGACTGGTTTGTGTTACTGGTTGGGACTCCAAGAGAAACCTCTTATATAGAAGCAG TAACAATGAATGGATTCCAATTGGATGAAGACAGGTTTGTCTCTGAGGTTGACGTTTCAGAGGTTTACAAGGTAGAAGTTGAAGAGAGACAGATGGCGCAAGAGACTCCAGGAGAAGCTTATATAGAACCAG TAACATTAAAGGAAGCCCAGATGGATGAAGGAAGGCTTGTAGCTGAAGTTTCAGAAGATTACAAGGTAGTAGTTGAAGAGAGACTGATGTTACAAGAGGCTCCAAGACATCTTGAAGAAATCCAGCCAGTAACTGAGAGGGATGATGACTGGTTTGTGTCACTGGATGCTCCTTCTAGACAAACTACACATGTAAAACCAG TTGAAGTGAGTCTAGCAGGAGGTGTCTCCAAGTCCCAGATGGAAGTTGTCCCAGCTATCTCAGCTGTTGatctgggaaaaaaaagagtGGAGATTTTTGTCGAggatacagaaataaaacaaatgccaAGACAGGGGGGAGATGACTGGTCTGTGTTGCTTGATCTTCCAGATAGGGGAACATCCTTTATGCAACCAG CTTCGAAGGCCGAGTATGTTCAGTTTCTTCACAAAGAAAGCATGCCAACTGTGACTGTGCCTGAGCCAGTAGAGAAGAGGAGGGAGGTCATAGTTAAGGAGATTGTGATTCAGAAACAGGACGAGAAGCTTCCAGAGCAGAAAATATTGCATCCAGTGAGCAACCAAGATGATGATTGGTATCTGCTGCTGGACATACTTCCCAAAGTGGAGTCTTATGTACCTCCAG tttttgtgccAAACCCCACTGAAGTCAGTCCAAGTGTTCCAGCTGAAACAAAATGTGTAGAGCAGAGGTTGTATCCAATTAGTCCACAGCTTTTCCAGCCTCTGCCAGAGAGAGATGATGACTGGTGCATTCTGTTTGACACTGTTGGTGATAAGCCAGTTATCATGCCTGCAG TTGCTGAGGTTCAGAGGGTTGTTGAAACACCCATACCCATTGAACCGAAACCAAAATCCATCGTGGAGGGTTTGAGGGCACCTGCTGTGACTTTGGCTAACCTGCCACAACCAAGACATGTGGATGATGATTGGTTTGAGCTGCTAGATGTGGCAGTGAAAGTATCAG TGGCTGTGGAGCAATGTGATCTTGTTCCCGAAGTGAGAAAGGCTAAAAAGGTTATACTCACAGAGCAGAGAACACAGCAGAGGGTTACTATAGTGGATGAGACTTGGCAGCAGAAGGAAGTGGGGAAGGAACGTCCACTGCAAATAGAAGCAGACGATGATTGGTTTGTTCTTCTGGATTTGGCTCCAAAGACATCAG TCGCTGCCCCTGAACGTCCCAGGTTACCATCAGAGGTCAGAGCTCCAGCTGTTGTGGCCGCAACAAGGATTGAAATTCCTGAGAAGAAGCCACAGTTTGCGCTGCGGATCCAGGAAGAAAGGCGCCCAGTCTTGCATACACATGTCACTGATGATTGGTTTGTCCTGCTGGATTTTGACAGGAAGGAGTCAG TTGTGAGCACACAGAGGGGGACACGTCCTGTCAGTGCTCCAGTATTCTCCCAGGCTGCTCTAGCAGAGGCAGGGATCCCCATGGCCCCCTTCGACCAGCCCCAGACCTCCACTCCCATAAAGACCAGCCGCCTGGAAGAGAGGAAGCTGGAGGTCACAGTGGAAGCAACAGAGCCCTCAAAAATCGAGGCATTGTCTGAGGTCAAg AAAAGAGCTAAGAAAATTGAGGGTGACTCAATTTATATCAGACATAGCGTGTTAATGCTGGAG GAGTTCGATAAGCCTCAGGAGGAGCTGCTCAGGCACCACGCCAGCATCAGTGAGCTGAAGAGGAACTTCATGGAGGCCGTGCCGGAGACAAGGCAGAGTGAATGGGACAAGCGTCTGTCCACGCACTCTCCGTTCCGCACCCTGGGCATCAATGGCGAGCCTCTGCACAGTGCAGATGGG aGTGTGTGCATTAGTCCCCGTTGCAAAGGTTCTGAAAAAAAACCTCTTCATGTGGAAACCAGCAGTAATTTCGGGGAGTCAGAGGTATCTGGACCCTCTGAGAGCCATCAGAGTGAGCCTGATGGTGTCGAAGCCCTCAGCGCTCCCGTTGAAGAGGAGTCGTGCAATCATGAGGAGGTTGTGGTTTTTGAGACTCTCTTGGTGCCACTCGTAGATGTGGAAATGGCACAGCTGGCTCCTCCAGTTGAATCCTCCTGTAGAGCTTTAGATGAGATCCAGGAGGAAGAAGGAACATGTCCCGTAGCATCTGAGTCCTCTGGTGGAATAGTTGGACCTTCCCCAGCTTACCATTTCTGGAGCGATGGTCCGCAGATCATACGCTGCTTCCAG CCCCCTCTGGTGCAGACCCAGACTGTCACCATCACAGCCGTTTCCAACTCCCTCCCAGGTGACATCTCCACCACAGAGGTCCCCATCCTCCAGACCAAGACCTTCACCTATGAGTCTTCAAAG ATGACCGATGAAGGTACAGATGAGGAAAAAGAGAGCTCTTTATCCACTTCCAAGACCATTACCTCCGAGACGTCCACCGGCACCACTATCACTACCACTACCACCCACATCTCAAAG GTGGTAAAAAGTGGATCCTCAGAGACCCGTGTGGAGAAAAGAATTGTCATAACAGCAGACTCTGACGTTGGTCAAGAAAAG GAGAAACATGGCGGAGCATCAGCATTGTAA